Proteins from a genomic interval of Meiothermus sp.:
- a CDS encoding flagellar protein FliT: MIKLNLLPKNLRRRVEPGWWRLAAVAVVLAMLGTVAFLHFSTLSKVQALENQRDQLQVEVDVLRPFIAEQNRLNQQQRELEQLLAVRNQLRERFVPWSDNLAQVINQIPREGRRFGVALRSIGTKSLTPQEIQSNVQNGLYDGKPVSVEFNLQGEAIGQNALIRFVEAFENSPRFGINFQNASLDQTRQLYTFGATIGLVGQAAATASNTTGGEDSGSPSR, from the coding sequence TTGATTAAACTCAACCTCCTGCCCAAGAACCTGCGCCGTCGGGTTGAGCCTGGCTGGTGGCGCCTGGCCGCTGTGGCGGTGGTGCTCGCGATGCTGGGGACGGTGGCCTTTCTCCACTTCTCGACTCTCTCGAAAGTGCAGGCACTGGAAAATCAGCGTGACCAGCTACAAGTAGAGGTGGATGTGCTACGCCCCTTCATCGCCGAGCAAAACCGCCTCAACCAACAGCAGCGCGAACTCGAGCAGCTCCTCGCAGTGCGTAACCAACTGCGCGAGCGCTTTGTGCCCTGGTCAGACAACCTGGCCCAGGTCATCAATCAGATCCCGCGGGAAGGCCGCCGGTTTGGGGTAGCCTTGCGCAGCATCGGCACCAAAAGCCTTACTCCCCAGGAGATTCAGAGCAACGTACAAAACGGCCTCTACGATGGCAAGCCGGTCAGCGTAGAGTTCAACCTGCAAGGCGAAGCCATTGGGCAAAACGCTCTGATTCGCTTCGTCGAGGCCTTCGAAAACTCGCCGCGCTTTGGTATCAACTTCCAGAACGCCAGCCTTGATCAGACCCGACAGCTTTACACCTTCGGGGCCACCATCGGCCTGGTCGGCCAAGCCGCGGCAACCGCCAGCAACACGACGGGAGGTGAGGACAGTGGTAGCCCTTCTCGCTAG
- the pilM gene encoding type IV pilus assembly protein PilM, with product MRDFFGGLLRPRVEALGLEIGSANIKMVELSGTPPSLKSLSIRPTPPGVVQEGSIIEPGALAEVIKEMQAEMRTRKRYVVTAASNLAVITRTLQVPKMPLKQLEEAVRWEAERYIPFPIDEVVLDYAPLDTLESIPDGEQMDVVVGAARQETVASLVEALKAAGLEPLVIDVKPFAGLRTLASRLVATDREPISLFLEIGAESSALVLTRGERLLLNRVINLSGKDFTAAISKAFNLDLVAAEEAKKNYGLATIPTEDEDLLLDFDAERERFNPARMYDAIRPVLVELTTELRRSLEFFRVQVGDLGVDQGFVAGGGSKLRSLVPLLSDTLGIPLEIADPWQGLQIDKSRFDLEYLRGLAPEFTVPVGLALRGVNPLD from the coding sequence GTGCGTGATTTTTTTGGCGGGTTGCTGAGGCCCAGGGTCGAGGCGCTTGGCCTCGAGATCGGATCGGCCAATATCAAAATGGTCGAGCTGTCCGGAACTCCCCCCAGCCTGAAAAGCCTGAGTATCAGGCCTACCCCGCCAGGGGTTGTTCAGGAGGGCTCGATCATCGAGCCGGGGGCCCTGGCCGAGGTTATCAAGGAAATGCAGGCCGAAATGCGTACCCGCAAGCGTTATGTGGTTACAGCGGCCAGCAACCTAGCGGTCATTACCCGTACCTTGCAGGTACCCAAAATGCCCCTCAAGCAATTGGAGGAAGCGGTGCGCTGGGAGGCCGAGCGCTACATTCCCTTCCCGATTGACGAGGTGGTATTGGACTATGCGCCCCTGGATACCCTCGAGTCCATACCGGACGGTGAGCAGATGGACGTGGTGGTGGGTGCTGCCCGGCAAGAAACCGTGGCCAGCTTGGTAGAGGCCCTCAAAGCGGCTGGCCTGGAGCCGCTGGTAATAGACGTAAAGCCTTTTGCTGGGCTGCGTACCCTGGCCTCCCGGCTGGTAGCTACCGACCGCGAACCAATCTCCCTCTTCCTCGAGATTGGGGCGGAGTCCTCGGCACTGGTGCTTACCCGCGGCGAGCGGCTGCTCTTGAACCGGGTTATCAACCTCTCTGGCAAGGACTTCACCGCCGCCATTTCAAAGGCCTTCAACCTTGATCTGGTGGCCGCCGAGGAGGCCAAGAAAAACTACGGCCTGGCCACCATCCCCACCGAAGACGAGGACTTGCTGCTCGACTTCGACGCCGAGCGCGAGCGTTTCAATCCAGCCCGTATGTACGACGCAATTCGGCCGGTGTTGGTCGAGCTGACCACCGAGTTGCGTCGCAGTCTGGAGTTCTTCCGGGTGCAAGTAGGCGACCTCGGTGTAGACCAGGGTTTTGTGGCCGGAGGTGGCAGTAAGCTGCGAAGCTTGGTGCCGCTTTTATCTGACACGCTCGGTATCCCGCTGGAAATCGCCGATCCTTGGCAGGGCCTCCAGATCGACAAGAGTCGCTTCGATCTAGAGTACCTGCGGGGTCTGGCGCCAGAGTTCACGGTACCGGTGGGTCTGGCCCTACGGGGGGTGAATCCACTTGATTAA
- a CDS encoding isocitrate/isopropylmalate dehydrogenase family protein, whose translation MSKTYKICLIEGDGIGHEVIPAARLVLEATGLKFEFVEAQAGWETFERIGISVPEETLEAVTHTDATLFGAATSPTKKVPGFFGAIRYMRRKLDLFANVRPAKHHPVPGSRPGVDLIVVRENTEGLYVEQERTYLEGEIAIADTVITRKASARIGEYAARLAASRPRKQLHVAHKANVLPMTQGLFMNTVLAEAARFPEVKTQDIIIDNCAMQLVRNPERFDVIVTTNLFGDIISDLTAGLVGGLGIAASGNIGTRHAVFEPVHGSAPDIAGKGIANPAATILSGVMMLEHLGEHEIARRVEAAVDKVLEEGPRTPDLGGNATTLQFAEAVARAL comes from the coding sequence GTGAGCAAAACCTACAAGATTTGTTTGATTGAAGGCGACGGCATCGGTCACGAAGTGATTCCCGCAGCCAGGCTGGTACTGGAGGCCACCGGACTCAAGTTTGAGTTCGTCGAGGCCCAGGCCGGCTGGGAGACCTTCGAGCGAATAGGTATCTCAGTGCCCGAAGAAACCCTCGAGGCCGTTACCCACACCGACGCCACCCTCTTCGGCGCGGCCACCAGCCCCACCAAAAAAGTACCGGGCTTCTTCGGGGCCATCCGCTACATGCGGCGCAAGCTGGATCTGTTTGCCAACGTGCGTCCAGCCAAGCACCACCCCGTACCGGGCTCGAGGCCGGGGGTCGACCTGATCGTGGTGCGCGAGAACACCGAAGGGCTCTATGTAGAGCAGGAACGCACCTACCTCGAGGGCGAGATTGCCATTGCCGATACGGTCATTACCCGCAAAGCCAGCGCCCGCATCGGCGAGTATGCCGCCCGGCTGGCGGCCAGCCGCCCCCGCAAGCAGCTCCACGTAGCACACAAGGCCAACGTGCTACCCATGACCCAGGGCCTGTTCATGAACACCGTGCTGGCCGAGGCAGCTCGTTTCCCCGAGGTCAAAACCCAGGACATCATCATCGATAACTGCGCCATGCAGCTCGTGCGCAACCCCGAGCGCTTCGACGTGATCGTGACCACCAACCTGTTCGGCGACATCATCTCCGACCTTACTGCTGGGCTGGTGGGCGGCCTGGGCATTGCCGCCAGCGGTAACATCGGCACCAGGCACGCCGTGTTTGAGCCAGTGCACGGCAGCGCACCGGATATCGCCGGGAAGGGCATTGCCAACCCGGCAGCCACCATCCTCTCAGGCGTGATGATGCTGGAGCACCTAGGCGAGCACGAGATCGCCCGCCGAGTAGAGGCCGCCGTGGACAAGGTACTCGAGGAAGGCCCCCGCACCCCCGACCTGGGGGGCAACGCCACCACCCTCCAGTTCGCCGAGGCTGTGGCCCGGGCTCTCTAG
- a CDS encoding lyase family protein translates to MRWHNLYRRWVLQRHFRFAKEHLGDYFFDALTAYALGLGKLGIVEAKEAAWALSQLRKDPIPGFSGQLEDVFFTIDFYLRERFGSEVASALRRGLSRNDLDLTVFRAYACERLLRVLTSLSDLRRELLGLGQNHRQTLLTAYTHHRPAQPTTLGHYLTGVENLLSRDYQRLRSAFQTTDKCPLGASTLAGSPYPVDRKALAQWLGFGGTLEHTYDAIAAGDWALEIAYALAGMATSLSRLVADLLFWAEQGGFLVAEKISQGSSIMPQKVNPVVLEHVRGFLAELMGGPTTLGHLNYSTPFGDVNDHGPGVLEPLYNLFYAAEGAVALLRVALQESRFVPEVLAQGLRDRSVLASELVDVLVAGKRLSLAEAYPKVQGMLRELSSKGRTVAELGLDDLQSHLGFGDPELLQALEPERFISRRKVLGGAAPEAQAVYLDYALNRLRLERLELKELKSRRRKALRTLAQEPLSLLGDTRLQSSTQLHGA, encoded by the coding sequence ATGCGTTGGCACAACCTGTACCGTCGCTGGGTGCTACAACGGCATTTTCGCTTTGCCAAAGAGCATCTGGGCGATTATTTTTTCGATGCCCTCACGGCCTATGCCCTGGGCCTGGGCAAGCTCGGCATTGTGGAGGCCAAGGAGGCCGCCTGGGCCCTCAGCCAGTTGCGCAAAGACCCCATTCCAGGGTTTAGCGGGCAGCTCGAGGATGTGTTCTTCACCATAGACTTCTACCTGCGCGAGCGCTTTGGCTCCGAGGTCGCCAGCGCGCTGCGCCGGGGCCTCTCCCGCAACGACCTCGACCTGACGGTGTTCCGCGCCTATGCCTGCGAGCGGCTGCTGCGGGTTCTGACCTCGCTATCGGACTTAAGGCGGGAACTGCTGGGCCTGGGCCAGAACCACCGCCAGACCCTCCTCACCGCCTACACCCACCACCGCCCGGCCCAGCCCACCACCCTGGGGCACTACCTGACCGGGGTGGAAAACCTGCTCTCGCGCGACTACCAGCGGCTGCGCTCGGCCTTCCAGACCACCGACAAGTGCCCGCTGGGAGCCTCGACCCTGGCCGGGAGCCCCTACCCGGTGGATCGCAAGGCTTTAGCCCAGTGGCTGGGGTTTGGGGGCACCCTCGAGCACACCTACGACGCCATCGCAGCCGGCGACTGGGCCCTGGAGATCGCCTATGCCCTGGCCGGCATGGCTACCAGCCTCTCGCGCCTGGTGGCCGATCTTTTGTTCTGGGCCGAGCAGGGGGGGTTCCTGGTCGCCGAAAAAATCAGCCAGGGCTCCTCGATCATGCCGCAGAAGGTCAACCCGGTGGTGCTGGAGCACGTGCGGGGCTTCCTGGCCGAGCTGATGGGCGGCCCCACCACCCTGGGCCACCTCAACTACAGCACCCCCTTTGGCGATGTCAACGACCACGGGCCGGGGGTGCTCGAGCCCCTCTACAACCTGTTCTATGCCGCCGAGGGGGCAGTGGCGCTTTTGCGGGTGGCCCTGCAGGAAAGCCGCTTTGTGCCCGAGGTACTGGCCCAGGGCCTGCGCGACCGCAGCGTCCTGGCCTCCGAGCTGGTGGATGTGCTGGTCGCCGGAAAGCGCCTTTCGCTGGCCGAGGCCTACCCCAAGGTGCAGGGCATGCTGCGCGAGCTGAGCAGCAAAGGCCGCACCGTAGCCGAGCTGGGCCTGGACGACCTGCAAAGCCACCTGGGGTTTGGCGACCCCGAGCTGTTGCAGGCCCTGGAGCCCGAACGCTTTATTTCCCGGCGCAAGGTGCTGGGCGGAGCTGCCCCCGAGGCCCAGGCGGTCTATCTGGACTACGCCCTCAACCGACTCAGGCTCGAGCGCCTGGAGCTCAAGGAGCTCAAAAGCCGCCGCCGCAAGGCCCTGCGCACCCTGGCCCAGGAGCCTTTGAGCCTGCTGGGGGACACACGTCTACAGAGCTCAACCCAACTGCACGGGGCATAA